Part of the Fibrobacter sp. UWR2 genome is shown below.
GGTAAGCTTGTAGTTGGACGGGCCGATCGTCGTGTCGACCTGGCCGCCTTCGTTGGCGTCAAAGTCACAGCTGAGGGCGTCGCCCTTTGTAATCTGCCAGACTTCGTAGTTCTTGGGGCTCCAGATCTGGCCTGTCGCGACGGCATTGAGCGAGTCGTTCGTAAGGAAGATGCTCGCGTCGGTGTGCAGGTCCATGGAGGTGCGCATCATGAAGTTCGAGGAACTGGTATGGCGTTCCACGTAGAAGATGTGGAACGGGTATTCCTTGCCTTCGACAAGCCCGAGGGTGTCGAGGTCCACGGCGCCGCTGACTTCGGCGTGCTGTCCGCCGATATCCACGACGAGCCTGTTGTTGATGAACACCCACACGTCGTCGTCACCCTTGAATTCGAACTTCTGGCCGCGCACGTATTCGAACTTGGCCTGGAACTTCATGGTGAAGCCGAAGTTGTGGTAGCCACCGCTTCCGCTCAGGCGGTCGTAGAAGATATTCTTGACGGTCTGTGCGGAGTCGAGGTATTCGAAGTCATCCAGGAAGAAGAGACCCTTTTCCGGGCTGCTGCTGTTCTTCTGGCCGAACCAGTAACCCTCGTCGTCGAGCTTGAGTTCGAGGTCGCGGCAGGTGGAGTTCGTGTACTTCTTGCCTGCAGCGTCCTGGCCAATCTCGATAGGCTGGAACCAGTAGTCAAGCCAGTCGGTCACATGGCAGTTTTCGGGGAAGTTGCTGGAGTTGCGCTTGGGCACACCGTTTGGGCCGAGTGCCTGCTCCACCATGCCAAGCATGGCCTTGCCGCCGGTGCTCTGGCAGCCACCGCTTCCGAAGTCGTTACTGATGAGGTAGATAAGGTCGTCGAGAATGGAATCCTTGGCTGCGTTGCCACCGGTCCAGGTCGTCTTGTCTACGTCGCCGTAGCTGCCGTGCAGCCAGTCGAACATCATCACGGAGATGATGCGGTTCGGGCACTGTCCGAGGACACCCGGGTATTCCGCGTAGATCTCGGGCTCGCCGTTCTTGAAGCTCTGGATCCAGAGTGTGTCGCTCAGGGCGGCGACGCTATCGAGCACGATTTCGCTGCCTACGGGGAGAGCCCCGGTAGCGACTTCTTCGTTACCTTCGGCACCCACGTACATGTTGCCGATGGTCTGCTTGAAGCGGATCCTGAAGTCCGTGGTTTTCTTGTCGGTTTTTGCTTCGAACCAGCCGCAGTAGTTCTTAACTGCGGTCATGATGGTCTCCTGACCGTTAATGATCATGACAGCCGAGGTATTTGTCCAAGAAGGCATAAAACGGACCACAGTCCTAGACGTGGTCGCCCGGCTGGAGGAAGACCTTATAGATGTAGATGAAGAGCTCCTGTCACGTCCGGGCTGTGCGCTAGCGCACATCGCCGTGACCAAGGCGAACAGAATCACTCGAGTGATAGATTTATACCACACAAATCGCTCCTTTGTAAACAAACCCAATCCTAGGGCGATATATTAAATATATCCTATTTTTATGGTAAATGCCAACTATATAATATTTTACATCGTCCAAAAAAGCGCAAAAACCGTGTAATTATGCACGTTTTTTGGTCAAAAGCCTGCCTTGGGACCAAAAGTATCGGATTTTTCGTCTTTTTGGGCTCGTTTTTTGCCCTCCAAATATCCTATTTTTAACGCGTAAGTTTCAAAAGGAGTTTTTATGAACCGAGTTTATTTGGTTGCCTCCAAGAACATGGACGCGACGCTCAAGGAACTTGAAGAAGGGATTTCTGCTGCCGGCCTTACCTGGGCGGAGTACGAACTTAACGTGAACGGTGCTGCCGCCGTCACGCAGATCAAGGAAGGCAATACCGCGGTGCTCATGGAAACGATTGCCGCCGACTTCCTGATGCACGACTTCTCTGCCGTCGACGCCGTCGTGATTGCCGGCGCCCAGGGCATGAGCGACGTGGTCGCCCAGAAGTTCAACGATTCCCTCGCTACTGCACTTGACGCAAAGATCTATTCCGATAGCGAAGATGCGGACCTGTTCTGCCCCAAGCGCCTGCTCAAGTGCCCGAAGTGCCTTGCGAAGGACCTGGCCGAAGCGCCTGCCGAACGCAGGACTAGCCAGGCCATGTTCCGTGCGGGACTCCTCCTGAAGGCCTCCAAGGTCAAAAAGCGCATTGTGCTCCCCGAAGGTTCCGAGCCGCGTACCGTGCAGGCCGCAAAGCTCGTAATCGACAGGAAGATTGCCGTGCCCGTGCTTATCGGCAAGAAGGATGAAATCTTCAAGGTCGCCAAGGAACAGGGCGTTGATCTCCCTGCCGATATCGAAATTATTGAACCCTCGGCCGAACTTGCCGAAAAGTACGTGCCGACCCTCGTGGAACTCCGCAAGTCGAAGGGCATGACCGAAGAACAGGCCCGTGCGGCACTTGCAGATAACGTAATGCTCGGCACTATGATGCTCAAGATGGGCGAAGTGGACGGCCTCGTTTCTGGCGCTATCCACTCCACTGCCGATACGCTGCGCCCGGCTCTGCAGATTATCAAGTGCGCTCCCGGCGTAAAGTCCGTGAGTTCCGTGTTCTTCATGTGCATGCCGGACAAGACTTACATCTACGGCGACTGCGCCATCAACCTGAACCCGACCGCCGAGGAACTCGCCGGTATCGCGATGCAGTGCGACGACACCGCTAAGGCCTTCGGCCTCCCGAGCCGTGTCGCGATGCTCAGCTACAGTACCATGAACAGCGGCAAGGGCCCGGATGCAGACCTCGTGCGCGAGGCCACCAAGATCGTGAAGGAAGCCCGCCCCGAGATGCTCGTGGATGGCCCGCTCCAGTACGATGCGGCGACCGTGCCGAGTGTCGGTTCCCTCAAGGCTCCTGGTAGCACCGTCGCCGGCAAGGCTACCGTGTTCGTGTTCCCGAGCCTCTCTGCCGGTAACATCGGCTACAAGGCTGTGCAGCGCAGCGCTCACGGCACGATTTCCATTGGCCCGATGCTCCAGGGCCTGGCCAAGCCGGTGAACGACCTCAGCCGCGGCGCCCTCGTGGAAGATATCGTCTACACGATCGCCCTCACCGCTGTTCAGGCAGGTTAAGGCCGGGCGTTTGGACAAAAAATTCAAAAGCACCGCTTCGGCGGTGCTTTTTTCTATTGTCGGCGAATTTCGGATTATTTCTTATCGAGTTTCGCGTTGATTTTCTTCTTGAGTTCCTTCAACTGCCAGCGGCCGCGCTTGTCTTCCATGAAGAAGTTCGTGCGTATTCCGCGCGAGAGCCCGCGTTCAATCAGGTCGAGCGCGTCGGCATAGCGCTTCTGGTCGAACCGAAGTTCTGCCAGGAAGAAGTAGTTGTATAGGTCCTTCGGGTCCTGTTGTAGGGCCTGCGTCAGGTACTGGTCCGCAAGGTTCTTGTCGGGCCACGTGAGGATCAGCGGCACGTAGGGCAGCAGCTGGTGCGCACGCCCGAGCACTTGCCAGTCCTCGGTCTGGGTCGCTACATCGCGTACCTTGTTCGCAACGCCGTTCTTCACTGCCTGTAGCGGGTTCTTGTCGGCACCCCACATCGATACGGCCGATGCGTATATGTGCGCAATTTCCTTGTTCTTGGGGAACTTCGTGTAGGCCGCCTCGGTAATGGTCTTGAGGGAATCGAGCTTCTTGGAGCGCTTGCTCTTTTCGAAGGGCACGAACCTGAACGAGAAATACAGACTCTTTACGTAGCCCTCGGTAGCCGCTTCTTCGACTGATGCGTCGGAAATGGCCTTCTTGTAGGCATCTATCATGAGTTTCGCATTGTGTGCGTCGGCCTTGTCGCCCTTGGCGCGTTCTGCGCGGGCGGCATAGCACGAATCGGCAAAACGCAGGTCATCGTTTGCGAAGACCGTGCATGCGGCAACAAGTGCCACGCCGACTATTTTAGATGCGATTCCCATTGGAACGTTAGACTTTCCAGGACTGGAGGAACCTATTGACGTGCGCAATCCTGTCCTTTTCCTCGTCCTTGCCGTGGAATGTCTTGAACAGCAGATTGCGGTACTCCATCATAGCGGTACGTATCAGAATCTTGTCTTCTTTCTTCAGCATATCCTAATAATACAAAATTTCCGTTATTAGTTTATTTGTTTCCCTTGCCCTTGCCTGCAAAATAGTCCTGCTGGCGGGTTGCGCCAAGAACAGCGTGCCAGAGCGTTCCGTTAGGGTCTATCTTCTTGCGCTCGTTCACGGCGTACTCGATAGGCACGTGGCTGAACTGCTCGTTCATGCTGCCCACGACCATGTCGGTCTTGCCGGCCATGCCCGCGTGTACGGCGCTTTCGGCCAGCTGGAAGCAGAAAATCGCGTCGGTGCCTTTCGCCGGAATGCTCCGCACCATGTAGCTCGGGTCGAAGTACTTGATGTTGACTTCCTTGCCGACCTTGTCGAAGTGTTCCTTGATTTTGCGCGTCAGGAATTCACCGATATCGTTCTTCAGGATGTTTCCGCTGGCGTCGCGGCGTTCTTCCTGGCCGTTGAAGAGTTCCTGCCCTGCACCCTCGGCGACGGCGATAACGGCATGCGTCTTGCCGCTGCTGTAACGGCTTTCGAGCGCCTTGAAGAGGCCCTCGAGCGTGAAGGGAACTTCGGGGATAAGACAGAAGTTCACCACCGTGGTGGCAAGTGCCGCGTAGGCGGCGATAAATCCGGAATCGCGGCCCATGAGCTTCACGAGGCCGAGCCCGTTGAATGCGCCGTTCGCCTCGTTGTGGGCGCTTGTGATTACGTCGGTTGCCGAGAGCACCGCGGTCTCGAAACCGAAGGTGCGGTCGATGAGGTTCAAGTCGTTGTCGATGGTTTTCGGGATGCCGATGACCGAGATGGGCTGCTTGCGCTTCTTGACTTCTTCGGCAATCGCGTGTGCGCCGCGCAGCGTACCGTCACCGCCGATGCAGAACAGCACGTTGATGTTGAGGCGCATCAGGGTGTCCACCATGATGGAGGGGTCCTGCATGCCGCGGGAACTGCCGAGGATGGTGCCGCCGTCTTCCTGGATGGAGTCGACCACATCGGGGTTTAGCGTGATGGGGGAGTAGCCGTAACTGGGGTTAAGGCCGCGGTAGCCGTAGGGGATACCGAAGATATTGCGTACGCCGTAGTCGAACCACAGCACCTGAACGAGGCCCTTGATCACGTTGTTGAGGCCGGGGCAGAGTCCGCCGCAGGTAACGACGCCCGCGCGGGTCCAGGCGGGGTCATGGAATATAGTCTCGCGGGGGCCGGCAGCTTCGAGCGAAGGCACGGCGATGCCCTTCTTGTAGAATTCGTGAATACGGTTTACGTCGGTGGTGAGGCTAATGCGGTCGTCATCGGATACGAACCGCATTCCTTTCATGGGGGACTTGAGCGTTCCTTTCCCGACAGTCTCGATGGAAAGGTCGTACTGTTCCGGGTTCTTGAGGATATCTTCCTGCGTCATGTTTAGTCCTTCGAAAAAATCGCACGGCGGATTATCTCCGTCGTGCCTTAAAATACAAAAAAAGTGCCGGTGTTATTAGATGGTCTGCGGCGGGAAATGGATTTTCGTGCGCAGTCCGGGGTTCGCGTTCTCGATTTCGATACGCATGTTTGAGAGTGTGCAGAGCTTCTTCACCATCGAAAGCCCGATGCCGGTACCCTTCGTGGTGCGGGTCATCTCGTTTTCGACGCGGTAGAATTCCTGGAACACGTTCTTCATTTCGGATGTGGGGATGCCTGGGCCGTAGTCGCGCACGGCGAGGTACACGTGGTCGCCCTCGGTCTTGAGCTCGATGATAATCATCTTGTAGTCCGCGTTCCTCGAGAACTTGAGCGAGTTGTCCACCAGGTTCGTGAGGATCTGCATCACCGCGTCGCGGTCCATCATCAGCTGGACCTTGTCGATATCGGTGTCGCACGATACCGTGAGCGAGAATCCATGGTCCTCGATATTCTTCGTGTACATGGTCACGAAGTCGTCGAGTACGGCCTTCGGGCGGTCCTTGCGGATGTTCGCCACCCAGCGGTTGCCGTCAAGCTTCGAAAGGTCGAGTACGTTCTGGATAAGTCGTGTAAGCCTGTCGCTCTCGCTTGCAATCTGGTCGAAACTCCTCATGCGTTTCGCATCGTCCATCTTGTTGTAGCTGCTCTGCAGTATCTCTGCGCGCATCTTGATGGTGGTGAGCGGGGTCTTGAGTTCGTGACTCACTGCCGATATGAAGTCTTGCCGTTTCTGGGCCAGGTCAAGCTGGCTCTGCGTGAGCCTGTATATGGAGATAAGACCGCCACCCAGCAGCAGGAACATGATTCCGCCGATAAGGAACAGCAGTTCGCCGTTGCTTATAATCTGCCCCTTGTCGCTCCCGACCTTCTGCACCGAGTTGTCGACGTAGATGGCCATCGATATGTTGTTGAGGGGCTCGGCGAGGTCTTCCTGGAAAACCTTCATGGCGCTGCGGGCGTCTATCCCGAACGCGATGATCGTCTCGTTGCTGTCCATGAACGCGAGGCCCAGGTGGTTGTCTTCGGCGGTGTAGTCGCTTATCTCGATATCAACGATGCTCTTGAGGTATTCGCGGAGGTCCACGACAAAACCTTGTACAAAGTTCTCTTCGCCCCTGAGCACGTTCCTGTAAAATACGATGTATTTGCGGTTCTGCTTTGCCTGGAACGATTCGATAGCGATGTCCATCGTGCCTACATAGGGGAATATTCGGTATAGGCCCGACGTATCCATCTTCGCGGATTCCACGTTGAACGCGAACTGTTCCTGTTCCGACGTGCGTTCCACGCGCAGGCGTTTTTTCTTCTTGCTCTTCGAGAGGTCGAGCTCGTTTGCCAGCTGGTCAAGTGCGTTGGAATTCTTCGAGGAATCCTGCGTGGCTGTTCCCTTGTTCTTGATGCCCATGTCGCGCACGATGAACTTGAGCTGGTTCTGGAACGACTCGCGGATTTCCTTGTTCTCGAGCTGTACCTGGCCGAGCGCACCTGCGGGCAGGTAGGGCGTGCTGAACACGCCGTCGGGGTCGATCTGGAAATGCCCGATAAGCCCTGCATACTGGCTGCAGTAGTCTATCTTGCTGGAATCGCTATTGCACGATGTGACGGGGAAGTTCAGCGCAAGGTCGGAATAGGTAGGCTGTTCGCCTGCCGAGATGGTCTTGGCCACCTTGATAAAGCGGTATTCCATGAACGACCGCTTGTTCTCGATGGCAAGGTCATCCTTGATCTTGTTGTTGGCCATCTTCAGCACTTGTGTCGCGTGCATCGCCCATTCCGCTTTCGCGTCGTCCTGCATGTGCAGGTACGAGTCATAAAGCAGCCCGGCGACGGGCAGCGCGATAACGGCGAAGATAGCCGTGTAGATAAGAACTAGCCGTTTCTTTAGGCGGTTTTTGAGCATTCGGGGCTAGAACGCATCTGGTAGCCTTCGCCTCGGAACGTGACGAGCAGTTTCGGGTGCGAGGGATCGTCTTCGATTTTCTTGCGCAACTTGGTAATGTGGATGTCCACGGTGCGGGTGTCGACCGATTCGGCATTCTCGTAGCCCCAGACTTCGCGGAGCAGTTCGGAACGCGGTACGGCGTGGTCGCGGTTGTTCCACAGGTATTCGAGGATCTCGATTTCCTTGCGGGTGAATGCGAGTTCTTCCTTGCCGCGCGTGCCCGAGTATTCGCGGAAGTTCACGCGCAGGTTGCCGGCGGCGAGCTTGCCTTCGTTCTCGAGGGACTGGCGGCTGCGGCGCAGCACCGCCTCGATGCGGGCGAGCAGCATCGGCACGGAGAACGGCTTCGGGATGTAGTCATCCGCGCCGAACTTGAGGCCGTTGATGATGTCTTCGTCGGTATTCTTTGCCGAAAGGATAATGATGGGGAGGCTTCTGTCCTTTTCGCGGATCTTGTCGCAGACCTCGAAACCATTCATGCCCGGGAGCATGACGTCGAGCAGGACAAGTCCATACTGGTTGGAAAGAGCTTCCGAAAGTCCGCTTTCGCCATCGGCCACGTGCTTCACATGGTAGCCGTTCAGTTCACACAGGTCTATGAGACCTTCTGCAATTGCAATTTCGTCTTCGACAATGAGGATGCTTGTACTGCTGGTATTGTTAACAGACATCTTTTGGTTCCTTAACTCCTGTAAAAACTATTAAAGTGCAAAACCGACGCCGACTTCAGCAGCCATGTGGCCCGGGTCGATTTCTTCCGGGTAGTCGCCGCCGAAGTAGTACTTGAAGTTTGCGTATGCGGCAATCGGAATGATGGGAAGCTTGGCGCGCAGGCCGACGAGGATATGGCCGCCGATGCTCTGCTTGAGGCCTTCTTCGAGGGCGGCGTCCTGCAGGTTCTCGACGAGCGTTTCGGAAACCTTGTTGCCGAGATCAGCCCCTGCGTTCGGGTTGCTGACCAGTGCGAGTGGGTCGCTCAGGACTTCGTTGACCATCGAGTTGTAGGTGTCGCCAACGACCTTCTTGGTGAAGGGCTGGTTCAAGATAAAGGTGTTCAGGTAGTAGGTGAGGCCGCCACCAATGTAGGGGCGGATGATGGGGATGAACGTGATGGGGTAGGTGATGGAGATGTCACCGTTCATCTGTACGAACTTCGGGTTGGCCTTGCCGAACGGGGTGCCGCCCAGCTCGACTTCGAGGTCAATCTGCTGGTAGGTGAGTTCACCGCCTGCAAGGGATGCCTTCGGGTCGGCGATGAAGAGGGTTGCGTCGTAAGAACCGAACTGGATATTGAAAGTCGCTTCAATGTCGATGATGGGGAGGATGTCGACCCATACCTTGAAGCCGAAGCCCTGCATCATCTCGTCGAATCCGCCGTGCCACATCTTGACTTCGCCGGCATCCGTAACGTCGACGCGGTCCCTGACTTTATCAGTACCGAGACCCTTCATCGAGGTCCCGAAATTCGGGGCGTAATGAGCACCGATGCCAATGATGGCGAAAGACTGTGTGGCGAGAAGGGCGCCAGCAGCGAGCAAAACTTTGAAGTTCATATAGGCTCCTATGGTAACTTTTAAACTTGAAACTAGATAAAATTTTCCAAAAAAGGACGGATACTTTCGTGAAAATGTCCTAAAACGGGCTCTTTTTCGCAAAAGTGTGACCTTTTATCCGAAAAAATCGGCTTTTATCGGCTTGGTGTAAACTTTTTTATATCATATACCCACAAAATGTATATATTATATAAGTTTCTTACGATGGCCCGCAGTGCAGGGCGCGAAGGAAAGGAGATAAGGCGAATTATGCAGAAGTTGATGATGCTCTTGGCACTTGTGGGCTTGGTGACAAGCCTGAGCTTCGCAGCATCTTCTGCCGAAACTCGCCGCAATTCCTCTGACGCCTTTGACGAGCTCGATTCCGAGTTCGGCGGTCGGCCCCAGAAAAAGAATTCTCCCGCGGCAACGGCACCTAGGCAGGCGCCCCGGAGCGTTGCCAAGAACCAGCAGGGGAACATGCCCGTCGAGGGTGCCCCCACGATTCTCGTTGTCCCCGCGCAGAAGACCAAGGGGATGAGCGACCTGCAGGCTTTCCAGAGCAATCCGAACAACAGGATGGCTACCGAGGCCATCAACGGCTACCTCACGCAGCGTCAGTACGAGGTCAAGTCCCTGGCCGGCCAGGAATCCCTTAACGAAGTCGTGCAGATGCAGCAGGATATCGCCGAGACCGAAGAGGATCTCTCCTACCTGGCGAGCCTTGCGCTCGGTGCCGACATCTACATCAAGTTTTCCGCCTCCATCGAAGGCGGTATCGTGCTTATCGAGCTGAGTGCCTACGAGGCGGCAACTGCACGCCTGCTCGGGAGCCAGACAAGCCAGGCGGCTGCAAACGGCAGTTCCAGGGGCGAGATCGCCGATGCCGTGTACGCCGCGGCAAGCCGTGCCATGCCCGGTCTCGAGAAGAAAATCAAGGGCTACTGGGAAGTGGACCGCAAGAACGGCGTCCAGTACAAGGTCATCATGAAGCTTCAGGGCGATTTCGACGAACAGCGCGTCGAGGATATCCAGGACGATGTGAACCAACTCCTGAAGAAGGCCTTCAAGCGCGTAAACGTGAACGTGATGACGGCGAAGACCATCGACATGACGGTCTTTGCGGATATCGCGAAGTTTGGCGACGCGCAAGAGGTGTACAGCTATATCCGTCGCGGCATGAAGGGTTCGGTCAACGTGAAGAAGATAAACATCACGAAGAAACTGATCCTTATCGAAATGAAGTGATATGAACATCAAGAAGATTGCCTTTCTACTCCTTTCCTTTTCTGTAGCTGCGTTTGCGGGCAAGGTGATTACCTATACCGCATCGTCCGATGTATCGCAGGAGCAGGCGAACAATACTGCTATTGCTGGAGTGGCAAAGCAGGTTTCGTCGCAGGTCCGTGCCGACGACCGTCTGAGTACATCTGATGTTACTGCAGGTGGCAAGGAAAGTATTTCGCAGACGTACACCTCCAAGAAGAACGTCAGTACCGACGTGAACCTCAAGTGGATCAAGGTGCAGCCGCTCCCGAAGGAAGGCAAGCGTTTCCGCGCGACGGCGACGCTCGATGTCGACGAGATGACGAACAACATCCGCCTGCAGATGGCCGACATCAAGAACAAGATTGCAAAGCTGGAATCCGACGGCCGTGCGGCTCTCGATGCCTCCCGCTACGACGAGGCGGTTCGCTGCCTTACGAATGCGCAGGCGCTGCTGCAGCCCTATGCCGACCTGAAGGCGGAACTTGCGGAAGTGTTCACGCTCAACGAATCGTTTAACCTCAAGCATGACCTCCCCGGCTTCAAGGCGCTTATCGCATCGAGGCTGGGCAATGTGCGTATCGAGACGTCGCCTTCGGAAATTGTTGTCGAGGGCGATGTAATCAAGGACCTCGCGGTTAAGGTGCTCGATGCCAAGGGCCCCGTGACGGATTTCCCGCTCAAGGCCATTCAGGAAAGCAAGAAGCTTGATTCCCGCCGCACGCAGGACAACGGGTCTGCCGTGTTTACCTTGCAGGGGGTCAGTACCGCGACAGGGTCGCAGTCGGTATCGTTCGTGCCTGATTTCCCGAGGGATATCCTGAAGGCGGCGGGCCTCGAGAAAGGATTCCCCGTGCTCTACAGTGTCAAGCGGGCGGCATGCAACGTGCGGCTCGATTGCAAGGGGAATGCCGATGCGTGCAAGGCGCTCGAAAGCGAACTTGCGAAGAACGCGATATACAACGGGAAGGATGCAAAATACCCGCAGCTCAAGGCCGAGGTTGCTTCTACCCCGAAGGGTTCGCTCGGCAAGCTAGTGTCCTTCGACATGACGGTTAGCGTGACCGGTGACCGTGTGAATTTCTCCAAGTCCACGAAGGGCGTCGGGAAGACCGAGGCCGAGGCGATGGGCAAGGGAATCGCCAAGCTCAAGTTCAAGGAACTCCTGGAGCAGGTCAAGAACATCTGTGCCGAATAGCATATAATTCGGGACGGCGAGCGGATATAGCGTGAGCCATGATGAACGAGTGGAATTAAAAAGGCGCCTTATGGCGCCTCTTTCTCTTTGTCACCCTCGCGAAGGCGAGGGTCTATTTTAAACTTCAGCTGAAGATTACTTTTTCTTCTTGCCGGAGGTAGCGTCGAGCTCGATCTTGACGGTTTCTTCGCCCTTCACGGTCACGAGCATTTCGGCGGACTTGCGGTTGGAGCATTCGGCACGCACCAGGTGGTCGCCGGCATCCAGGTTGTGGATGGTGAGCGCTGCACCGTCGGTCTTGTCGGAGTTTTCACCGTCGACGTAGATGATGCACTTGCCCGGCTTGGTGGTCACTTCGATGTGGCCCTTCGGGATCTTGGTGCCGTAGTCGAAGGTGTTACGCTTGTCGTTGCCCGGCCAAACGTTCACGCGCTGGTTCACCAGTTCGTAACCCTGGTCGATGACGATGAGGGTCTGGCGACCGGACTTGACCTGCATGTTCTCGATGGGGCTCTTGCCGAGCAGTTCGCCGCCGAGGTACACTTCGCTGTTAGGCGGATTGGTAATAATGGTGACCGTTGCGGGCTTGTTGCGCGGAGGTGGATCGTCGTCTGCGACAGCGGCAGAGACAAGGAATGCCACCAAAAGGGCGAAAATATAAAGTTTCTTCATGGATTACTCCTTTTGTTTGTATATAAAATATAAAGTTTTTTCGGAATTTACTTTTTTTTTGTGCAAAAGTTTGGAAACTAATATCTACTTTTCCATATATGAAAGCCCTTTACCAGAAAATTCGCACCCTGAATGGCAAAAATTACGGTCTCTACAAGTCCCTCGCCGACAAACCCTGGGATTTTGGTGACTTTGTATTGGAATTCATCCATGTGCAGGGCGACCCGTATGCACCGCCTTCGAGAGTGCTGCTGCGTTCCAAGCTTGCTACGCTCGGGTATGCACCGGAGTGGGGCTCGGGATTCGAGCGCAGGCTTGCGCTGAGCGATTTTCTGCTGCGCCGCCTAAGCGGCCTGGTACAGGAGAAGTATTCCGGGAAAGATGCCGCGGTCGTGTTCGATTCGGCTGGACCCGAGATGCTGGTGCGGAACTCCCTCTGGATAGACAATGGCGAACTCAGGGCGTGCCTGCAGGTGAGGCTCCCGGGCGAAGGCCGCAAGATCCAGGCCGAGGCTGCTGCCGAAATCCTCACGATGGTCATGCCCGACCTGGTGTCGGCGGGGCTCTATTATAATAAGGGCGATGAGCCCGCGATGCAGGAACATTACCGCGTGCTTGCCGAACGCAAGGAAATCTTGGAGCAGCTCGACGGGCATGGGCTCTGCGCGTTTGTTCCTGATGGGGCGGT
Proteins encoded:
- a CDS encoding cell wall metabolism sensor histidine kinase WalK, with protein sequence MLKNRLKKRLVLIYTAIFAVIALPVAGLLYDSYLHMQDDAKAEWAMHATQVLKMANNKIKDDLAIENKRSFMEYRFIKVAKTISAGEQPTYSDLALNFPVTSCNSDSSKIDYCSQYAGLIGHFQIDPDGVFSTPYLPAGALGQVQLENKEIRESFQNQLKFIVRDMGIKNKGTATQDSSKNSNALDQLANELDLSKSKKKKRLRVERTSEQEQFAFNVESAKMDTSGLYRIFPYVGTMDIAIESFQAKQNRKYIVFYRNVLRGEENFVQGFVVDLREYLKSIVDIEISDYTAEDNHLGLAFMDSNETIIAFGIDARSAMKVFQEDLAEPLNNISMAIYVDNSVQKVGSDKGQIISNGELLFLIGGIMFLLLGGGLISIYRLTQSQLDLAQKRQDFISAVSHELKTPLTTIKMRAEILQSSYNKMDDAKRMRSFDQIASESDRLTRLIQNVLDLSKLDGNRWVANIRKDRPKAVLDDFVTMYTKNIEDHGFSLTVSCDTDIDKVQLMMDRDAVMQILTNLVDNSLKFSRNADYKMIIIELKTEGDHVYLAVRDYGPGIPTSEMKNVFQEFYRVENEMTRTTKGTGIGLSMVKKLCTLSNMRIEIENANPGLRTKIHFPPQTI
- a CDS encoding DUF6175 family protein; its protein translation is MQKLMMLLALVGLVTSLSFAASSAETRRNSSDAFDELDSEFGGRPQKKNSPAATAPRQAPRSVAKNQQGNMPVEGAPTILVVPAQKTKGMSDLQAFQSNPNNRMATEAINGYLTQRQYEVKSLAGQESLNEVVQMQQDIAETEEDLSYLASLALGADIYIKFSASIEGGIVLIELSAYEAATARLLGSQTSQAAANGSSRGEIADAVYAAASRAMPGLEKKIKGYWEVDRKNGVQYKVIMKLQGDFDEQRVEDIQDDVNQLLKKAFKRVNVNVMTAKTIDMTVFADIAKFGDAQEVYSYIRRGMKGSVNVKKINITKKLILIEMK
- a CDS encoding ATP-dependent 6-phosphofructokinase — translated: MTQEDILKNPEQYDLSIETVGKGTLKSPMKGMRFVSDDDRISLTTDVNRIHEFYKKGIAVPSLEAAGPRETIFHDPAWTRAGVVTCGGLCPGLNNVIKGLVQVLWFDYGVRNIFGIPYGYRGLNPSYGYSPITLNPDVVDSIQEDGGTILGSSRGMQDPSIMVDTLMRLNINVLFCIGGDGTLRGAHAIAEEVKKRKQPISVIGIPKTIDNDLNLIDRTFGFETAVLSATDVITSAHNEANGAFNGLGLVKLMGRDSGFIAAYAALATTVVNFCLIPEVPFTLEGLFKALESRYSSGKTHAVIAVAEGAGQELFNGQEERRDASGNILKNDIGEFLTRKIKEHFDKVGKEVNIKYFDPSYMVRSIPAKGTDAIFCFQLAESAVHAGMAGKTDMVVGSMNEQFSHVPIEYAVNERKKIDPNGTLWHAVLGATRQQDYFAGKGKGNK
- a CDS encoding PEGA domain-containing protein; amino-acid sequence: MKKLYIFALLVAFLVSAAVADDDPPPRNKPATVTIITNPPNSEVYLGGELLGKSPIENMQVKSGRQTLIVIDQGYELVNQRVNVWPGNDKRNTFDYGTKIPKGHIEVTTKPGKCIIYVDGENSDKTDGAALTIHNLDAGDHLVRAECSNRKSAEMLVTVKGEETVKIELDATSGKKKK
- a CDS encoding response regulator transcription factor, with protein sequence MSVNNTSSTSILIVEDEIAIAEGLIDLCELNGYHVKHVADGESGLSEALSNQYGLVLLDVMLPGMNGFEVCDKIREKDRSLPIIILSAKNTDEDIINGLKFGADDYIPKPFSVPMLLARIEAVLRRSRQSLENEGKLAAGNLRVNFREYSGTRGKEELAFTRKEIEILEYLWNNRDHAVPRSELLREVWGYENAESVDTRTVDIHITKLRKKIEDDPSHPKLLVTFRGEGYQMRSSPECSKTA
- the pta gene encoding phosphate acetyltransferase, with translation MNRVYLVASKNMDATLKELEEGISAAGLTWAEYELNVNGAAAVTQIKEGNTAVLMETIAADFLMHDFSAVDAVVIAGAQGMSDVVAQKFNDSLATALDAKIYSDSEDADLFCPKRLLKCPKCLAKDLAEAPAERRTSQAMFRAGLLLKASKVKKRIVLPEGSEPRTVQAAKLVIDRKIAVPVLIGKKDEIFKVAKEQGVDLPADIEIIEPSAELAEKYVPTLVELRKSKGMTEEQARAALADNVMLGTMMLKMGEVDGLVSGAIHSTADTLRPALQIIKCAPGVKSVSSVFFMCMPDKTYIYGDCAINLNPTAEELAGIAMQCDDTAKAFGLPSRVAMLSYSTMNSGKGPDADLVREATKIVKEARPEMLVDGPLQYDAATVPSVGSLKAPGSTVAGKATVFVFPSLSAGNIGYKAVQRSAHGTISIGPMLQGLAKPVNDLSRGALVEDIVYTIALTAVQAG
- a CDS encoding lipopolysaccharide assembly protein LapB, giving the protein MGIASKIVGVALVAACTVFANDDLRFADSCYAARAERAKGDKADAHNAKLMIDAYKKAISDASVEEAATEGYVKSLYFSFRFVPFEKSKRSKKLDSLKTITEAAYTKFPKNKEIAHIYASAVSMWGADKNPLQAVKNGVANKVRDVATQTEDWQVLGRAHQLLPYVPLILTWPDKNLADQYLTQALQQDPKDLYNYFFLAELRFDQKRYADALDLIERGLSRGIRTNFFMEDKRGRWQLKELKKKINAKLDKK